One Watersipora subatra chromosome 4, tzWatSuba1.1, whole genome shotgun sequence genomic window carries:
- the LOC137394429 gene encoding uncharacterized protein, with translation MPDNKAMANLPELDNSTSVESYLERLEIYFAVKKVMGDSHQPLLLMGLKGYQYDTIRDLAAPQKPKDLTYSGLVDLVCKHFGTSKHWLVERLSFREMRQNSGENLNEYVSHLKRTARQCEFASSLDVNLVKQFLRGIWDTMLRSKLIALEESKLTDISVLLQEANAKVAIEQITLPDVKSEMSAVKRNCFSKGQAFCGDCGLEQRINHKCPAKGHLCFKCRGNGHLAKTPGLPKE, from the coding sequence ATGCCGGATAATAAAGCCATGGCTAATTTGCCAGAACTTGACAACTCTACGAGTGTTGAGTCATATTTGGAGCGGTTGGAGATATATTTTGCTGTGAAAAAGGTTATGGGAGACTCTCATCAGCCCTTACTGCTCATGGgcttgaaaggctatcaatacGATACAATACGAGATCTGGCAGCCCCACAGAAGCCTAAGGACTTGACATACAGTGGCCTAGTTGACCTTGTGTGCAAGCACTTTGGTACGTCAAAGCACTGGCTGGTGGAACGACTTTCATTCAGAGAGATGAGACAGAATTCGGGTGAGAATCTCAATGAATATGTCAGCCACTTGAAAAGGACAGCTCGCCAATGTGAGTTTGCCAGTAGTCTGGACGTCAACCTGGTGAAACAATTTCTACGTGGCATTTGGGATACTATGCTGAGGTCAAAGCTGATCGCACTTGAGGAATCAAAGCTAACTGATATTAGTGTGTTATTGCAAGAAGCAAATGCCAAGGTCGCTATAGAGCAGATTACACTTCCAGATGTGAAATCTGAAATGAGTGCAGTCAAGAGGAATTGTTTCAGCAAGGGACAAGCATTCTGTGGTGATTGTGGTTTAGAGCAACGGATTAACCATAAGTGCCCAGCAAAAGGGCACTTATGTTTTAAATGTAGAGGCAACGGTCATCTAGCaaaaacccccggcctgcccaAAGAATAA
- the LOC137393058 gene encoding transcription factor RFX3-like — protein MEDPSKTFTPNPPKKILVANSGSVAGGKQFVVTQSKGTTIIQPAVVHGSSNSAQQPQYIVTAVGSGSHSSQAQGGSEHSSTYGQSISVQYGDNSNRHGSTPDNIVYTGTTPSGSTVQYQYGEGYSSPAAHYTTFNTASSQFQGSGETAQHLGQTFFLQGGTLDGEGYPLAHTTRAAPATVKWLLENFEPCDGVSLPRSVLYNFYLHHCGSENVEPSNPASFGKLVRMIFRDLKTRRLGQRGNSRYHYYGIRLKPNSTLNQLMPDETPVAIRQPTHPTRRVRPAASDDGTADSNPVTPKSEPLSVASETVTSSAEDKHRQYLGSAIDAIPHNVTLVIDAASMPEGLTQRDFDVFKSLYIGHCEAILELVIDLKFNEIESHWQQFWRKSASMTPSLEAKLPKENLFMMSRVTEVQIFIKQMDYQFYQSLTEVLIPDVLRPIPGALTQTLRNFAKSLEGWLRSALVGAPDVILKTKLTALTAFSQTLRRYTSLNHLAQAARAVLTNSTQIQQMMTDLARVNFSHIQEQSAWVCQCPDSMVSKVEGSFKRFLQGEHTLEEWRDWLENILDDVLSGYEGLDTYSKAARNFLLKWSFYSSMVIRDLTLRSAASFGSFHLIRLLYDEYMFYLVEHKVAAVTSRTPIAVMSQLIENNDQIRMASQAVSAASVNSMFNSDGVRSIVGPSGDDIFASKRCKVDTDPLGVAMNTLK, from the exons ATGGAAGATCCAAGCAAAACGTTTACACCAAACCCTCCAAAGAAAATATTAGTTGCCAACTCTGGCAGTGTGGCTGGAGGCAAACAATTTGTAGTTACTCAAAGCAAAGGCACTACTATCATCCAGCCAGCAGTGGTTCACGGATCCTCCAACTCGGCCCAGCAACCGCAATATATTGTTACAG CTGTAGGCTCAGGCTCGCACTCATCCCAAGCCCAGGGTGGCTCTGAGCACTCTTCTACCTATGGACAGTCAATCTCTGTTCAGTATGGAGACAACTCCAATAGGCACGGTTCTACACCAGACAACATAGTCTATACAGGGACAACACCAAGTGGCAGCACTGT GCAATATCAGTATGGGGAGGGTTATTCATCACCTGCTGCACACTACACAACATTCAACACAGCTAGCTCG CAGTTCCAAGGAAGCGGAGAGACTGCACAGCATTTAGGACAGACTTTCTTTCTTCAAGGAGGCACACTAGATGGTGAGGGGTATCCTCTAGCACACACCACTAGGGCTGCACCAGCAACG GTAAAATGGCTTCTAGAAAACTTTGAACCGTGCGATGGAGTCAGTTTACCCCGTAGCGTTCTGTATAATTTCTACCTCCACCACTGCGGATCAGAAAATGTTGAACCTTCTAATCCCGCCTCTTTTGGCAAACTTGTCAGAATGATTTTTAGAGACCTTAAAACTCGGAGACTGGGTCAGAG GGGTAACTCTCGCTATCACTACTATGGCATTCGCCTCAAACCAAACAGCACTCTCAACCAGCTAATGCCTGATGAGACACCGGTGGCCATACGGCAGCCGACACATCCTACTAGGAGAGTGAGGCCGGCAGCCAGCGATGATGGCACTGCTGACTCTAACCCTGTCACACCCAAG TCCGAACCTTTGTCAGTAGCCTCAGAGACAGTAACAAGCAGTGCGGAGGACAAACACAGACAGTACTTAGGCTCAGCAATAGATGCAATACCACATAATGTTACACTGGTAATTGATGCTGCCAGCATGCCTGAAGGGCTGACGCAGAGAGATTTTGATGTCTTCAAGAGCTTATATATTGGACACTGTGAG GCAATCTTGGAGCTGGTAATTGACCTCAAATTTAATGAGATTGAGAGCCACTGGCAGCAGTTCTGGAGAAAGTCAGCAAG TATGACCCCAAGTTTAGAGGCTAAATTACCCAAGGAGAACCTGTTCATGATGTCACGTGTTACCGAAGTACAGATCTTTATTAAGCAGATGGACTACCAGTTTTACCAGTCACTCACAGAGGTGCTCATCCCTGACGTGCTCCGACCCATTCCTG GAGCTCTAACCCAGACTTTGCGGAACTTTGCCAAAAGCCTGGAAGGTTGGCTTCGAAGTGCTTTGGTGGGAGCACCTGATGTGATTCTTAAAACAAAG CTGACAGCGCTGACTGCTTTCTCTCAGACCCTTCGTCGCTACACCTCTTTGAATCATCTGGCTCAGGCAGCTCGAGCTGTTCTCACCAATTCTACGCAGATACAACAGATGATGACTGACTTGGCTCGTGTCAACTTCTCTCATATTCAG GAGCAGTCGGCTTGGGTGTGCCAATGCCCAGACTCTATGGTTAGCAAAGTAGAGGGCAGTTTTAAGCGTTTCCTTCAAGGGGAGCACACGCTCGAGGAGTGGAGGGACTGGTTAGAGAACATTCTAGATGATGTTTTATCTGGTTATGAGGGTCTCGATACATACAGCAAAGCAGCAAGAAACTTTCTACTTAAATGGTCCTTCTACAG TTCAATGGTGATTCGAGACCTGACGTTACGCAGCGCTGCATCCTTTGGTTCATTTCATCTCATACGCCTGCTTTATGACGAGTACATGTTTTACCTGGTAGAGCACAAGGTAGCTGCAGTGACTTCCCGTACACCTATCGCTGTCATGTCACAG CTGATAGAAAACAATGATCAAATTAGAATGGCGAGTCAAGCGGTTTCTGCTGCCTCCGTCAACTCTATGTTCAACAGTGACGGCGTTAGGAGTATTGTCGGGCCAAGTGGGGATGATATATTTGCCTCTAAAAGGTGTAAGGTGGATACTGACCCATTGGGCGTGGCAATGAACACCCTTAAATAG